The Clostridium sporogenes region CTAACTCCACAAGGTAACCCTGCATTAACATTTGAAAAAGAATTTGAAGTTGCTCTTGCTTCGAAATATGTTGATAGAGCATCACCCATTCCTGAAACTAAGAATCTTGTTGGAGCATTTGCAATAACTGTAGTATCTATTAAAATTACAGTTGGACTTTGCCAGAAATAAGCATAATCATCAAAGGAACCGTCTGGTGTGTAAAGTACAGCAGAGTGACTAGTTGGGGCATCTGTAGCTGCTATGGTTGGAACAATTATTAGTGAATTACCTTTAGCAACACATTTTGCTGTATCGATAGCTTTACCACCACCAAGTCCTATAGTGCATGCACATTTATTATTTTTTGCAATTTCTTGTAATCTTGCAACTTCTTCTCTTGAACATTCTCCACAGAATTCACTTTCTACAAAAGTAATTCCAAATTTTTTGGCAGTTGAATCTAATTTATCTTTAACACGCTTTATATCATCTTTGTGAGCTATTAATAGAGCTGATTCCCCAAAGCTCTTTACAAAATAACCTAAGTTTAATAATTCATCTTCACCTTGAACATATTTAGTTGGACAAATAAATGCTTTTCTCATTATAATCTCCCCTTAATTTGTAAAAATATTTTTATTTTTTAACTTGTCTTTATTTTAATATCGTTTACATGAATATGCATTGGACTTACATGACAAAAAGTTATGATTAAAAATCGTATTTTTTTGTGGTTGAGTAAATTTGTTGTAATTTTATATCTT contains the following coding sequences:
- a CDS encoding glycerol dehydrogenase yields the protein MRKAFICPTKYVQGEDELLNLGYFVKSFGESALLIAHKDDIKRVKDKLDSTAKKFGITFVESEFCGECSREEVARLQEIAKNNKCACTIGLGGGKAIDTAKCVAKGNSLIIVPTIAATDAPTSHSAVLYTPDGSFDDYAYFWQSPTVILIDTTVIANAPTRFLVSGMGDALSTYFEARATSNSFSNVNAGLPCGVREGLCPPAKGTNTALTLAKACYKTLLEDGVKAKIASDCNLVTQALENIIETNILLSGLGFESAGLAAAHAIHDGLTILEGTHKYFHGEKVAFGTIAQLVLENAPKEEIDEVINFCLEIGLPVCLEDIGVDSITDEELMEVAKKSCIEEESIHSMPFKVTPEAVAAAIITADTLGKKYKSNK